Proteins found in one Colletes latitarsis isolate SP2378_abdomen chromosome 8, iyColLati1, whole genome shotgun sequence genomic segment:
- the Sws gene encoding patatin like phospholipase domain containing sws isoform X3: MEVVELFNRYNDNFGSYIFSTWIGKLFTEYQMSKTLFVIVALILLILLVVCIIVLRKWKNKEFLPEVKEFVGVGTGKPRFRKRDKVLFYGRKMLRKVKSIGGQVHATGQGKKRKAVMRFARRLLQLKKDSAPQQLKVLEPPAEYLEEDLGPGDRVPPDALYMLQSIRVFGHFEKPVFLKLCKHTEIMSLPAGSSLFKIGDPDENLFIVQQGLVNVYITGPDGSQISLKLVKTGESVTSLLSFTDVLTGHTSTYKTVSARTMEDSIVVKLPMSAFQEVFQDHPDAFVRVIQVIMVRLQRVTFTALHQYLGLSAELVNQGTHKKKQSPFSGSPVRSRTKENFMTQNTENQCFPPASTSSEQHDGSEMLQRDISTLNSPHSVPIVINRRPKTNLDWKNQNLSPQSDQNIANMVPECDSHWPNSSPVTPQQLYHESQQGSQPDVVHTGSSHPSKKRSTTTEPIQQQLDEAHLVQIATEAFVRELGLEDESILKDGKVQIREVPAGTYLMKEESHKDVALVYIVSGLLTVSQRVPEGRDVGQEVHMFSAHQGEIVGGLAVLTGEPSFYTIRAKHPSRIALLSKSTFFAIMREQPTVVLHVAHSVVRRLSPFVRQVDFALDWLFLESGRAVYRQGDESDSTFIVLSGRLRSVITYKNGKKELVAEYGKGDLVGIVEMVTQTPRSTTVMAVRDSELAKLPEGLFNVIKLRFPIVVTRLINLLGHRILGTWQQPRTKNGSSDKRRAAATVDTRPAQVNFSTVAIVPVSDDVPLTAFTYELYHSLCAIGPCLRLTSDVVRKTLGSTIMEPANEYRLTSWLAQQEDQHRISLYQCDPTYTLWTQRCVRQADCIFIVGLGDRPPSIGRTEREIERLVMRTQKELVLLHKEQSGQRPTNTVQWLNMRSWISSHHHILCPKRMFTRRSQYRINELYSKVLMSEPNVHSDFSRLARWITGTSVGLVLGGGGARGAAHVGMLKAIIEAGIPIDMVGGVSIGAFMGALYCMEKNITTTTQKAREWSKKMTQWWRQIMDLTYPVTSMFSGKDFNKTIQATFGDTYIEDLWLPYFTITTDITDSCMRTHTHGSLWRYIRASMSLSGYMPPMCDPVDGHLLLDGGYVNNLPADEMLRQGAHHILAIDVGSQDDTDLTNYGDSLSGWWLLWKRWNPFATPVKVPNLPDIQSRLAYVSCVRQLEEVKSSDYCEYIRPPIDKYKTLQFTNFDEIKDVGYQHGKTYFEGQSKAGVLPRFNADRENARALRAKHQASNQQSVSSYTFTDLAQMVCKVSRGSRYTDLDIDSDTDELEEYEADLEEDAQEVGYASEPTADILDQSPDENHLRRRNGGSLSLSDTEAESELNYHPKIF; encoded by the exons ATGGAg GTAGTGGAATTATTTAATAGATACAATGATAATTTTGGATCATATATCTTTTCAACATGGATTGGCAAATTATTCACAGAGTATCAAATGTCAAAGACTTTGTTTGTTATTGTGGCATTGATTCTTTTGATTTTACTTGTTGTGTGTATAATTGTTCTACGAAAATGGAAGAACAAAGAATTTCTCCCAGAAGTGAAAGAATTTGTCGGAGTGGGTACAGGCAAACCAAGATTCAGAAAAAGGGACAAGGTACTCTTTTATGGGAGAAAAATGTTACGCAAAGTAAAATCCATTGGTGGGCAAGTACATGCAACTGGACAAGGAAAGAAACGAAAGGCTGTTATGCGATTTGCAAGAAGACTATTACAACTTAAAAAAGATTCAGCTCCACAACAGTTAAAA GTTTTGGAACCACCTGCTGAATATTTGGAAGAAGATCTAGGTCCTGGAGATAGAGTACCACCAGATGCTTTGTACATGTTGCAAAGCATTCGAGTATTTGGTCATTTTGAAAAGCCTGTATTCTTGAAATTATGCAAGCATACAGAAATTATGAGCTTACCAGCTGGAAgtagtttatttaaaattggAGATCCggatgaaaatttatttattgtccAACAAGGCTTGGTCAATGTTTATATTACAGGACCAGATGGTTCCCAAATATCGTTAAAGCTAGTAAAAACAGGGGAATCGGTAACTAGTCTTCTTAGCTTCACAGATGTACTTACTGGGCATACAAGTACCTATAAAACTGTATCTGCTAGAACTATGGAGGATTCTATAGTAGTCAAGTTACCAATGAGCGCATTTCAAGAG GTTTTTCAAGATCATCCCGATGCATTCGTTCGAGTTATCCAGGTCATTATGGTTCGCCTCCAAAGAGTCACCTTTACTGCTTTACACCAATATCTTGGATTATCTGCTGAATTAGTTAATCAAGGAACACATAAAAAGAAACAGAGTCCATTTTCTGGATCGCCGGTTAGATCGAGAACCAAGGAAAATTTCATGACACAAAATACAGAAAATCAATGCTTTCCGCCAGCATCTACTTCGTCGGAGCAACACGATGGAAGTGAAATGCTACAGCGCGATATTTCTACGTTGAATAGTCCTCACTCTGTACCTATTGTTATAAATCGACGGCCAAAGACTAATCTTGATtggaaaaatcaaaatttaagTCCGCAATCGGATCAGAATATAgcgaatatggtaccagaatgtgaTTCTCATTGGCCAAATTCTTCGCCCGTAACACCGCAACAATTATACCACGAATCACAACAGGGATCACAACCAGACGTTGTACATACAGGCAGTTCTCATCCGAGCAAAAAACGATCAACTACTACAGAACCAATTCAGCAGCAACTAGACGAAGCACATCTTGTTCAAATAGCTACAGAAGCATTTGTTAGAGAACTTGGTTTAGAAGACGAATCAATACTCAAAGATGGCAAGGTGCAAATTAGAGAAGTACCTGCTGGAACTTATTTAATGAAGGAAGAATCTCATAAG GATGTTGCTCTCGTCTATATCGTATCTGGTTTACTAACTGTTAGTCAGCGCGTTCCAGAAGGCAGAGATGTAGGCCAAGAAGTTCACATGTTTAGTGCTCATCAAGGTGAAATTGTTGGAGGATTGGCTGTATTGACTGGAGAACCTTCTTTTTATACCATCAGAGCAAAACATCCTAGTCGTATAGCGCTTCTTAGTAAATCGACATTCTTTGCCATTATGAGAGAACAGCCTACTGTTGTATTGCACGTAGCTCACTCGGTTGTTCGAAGACTTAGTCCTTTTGTTAGACAG GTTGATTTTGCTCTCGACTGGCTATTTCTTGAAAGCGGAAGAGCAGTGTACAGACAAGGCGATGAATCGGACTCGACATTTATTGTATTAAGTGGTCGCCTTCGATCGGTAATTACGTATAAAAACGGAAAAAAAGAACTCGTTGCGGAATACGGAAAAGGAGACCTAGTAGGTATCGTAGAAATGGTCACACAAACTCCACGATCAACGACAGTAATGGCAGTACGAGACTCTGAACTGGCAAAACTTCCCGAAGGATTATTTAACGTAATCAAACTTCGTTTCCCAATAGTAGTTACGAGACTTATAAATTTACTTGGACATCGTATCCTTGGAACTTGGCAACAACCACGTACAAAGAATGGTAGCAGTGATAAACG acgagCTGCTGCGACAGTCGATACAAGACCGGCTCAAGTAAATTTTTCAACTGTTGCTATAGTCCCAGTATCCGATGATGTACCATTGACTGCATTTACGTACGAACTTTATCATTCGTTATGTGCTATCGGGCCTTGCTTACGCCTTACTTCAGACGTTGTCCGAAAA acacTAGGTAGCACTATCATGGAACCCGCAAATGAATATCGTTTAACTTCGTGGCTTGCACAACAAGAAGATCAACATCGAATTTCATTGTACCAGTGCGATCCAACATACACATTGTGGACTCAACGATGCGTTCGACAAGCTGACTGTATTTTTATTGTGGGTTTGGGAGATAGGCCTCCTTCTATAGGTAGAACCGAACGCGAAATCGAGCGTTTAGTAATGAGAACGCAAAAAGAATTAGTACTTTTACACAAAGAACAGAGCGGGCAACGGCCTACGAATACGGTGCAGTGGTTGAATATGAGATCTTGGATTTCTAGTCATCATCATATTCTATGTCCTAAACGAATGTTTACAAGAAGGTCTCAATATAGAATT AATGAATTATATTCCAAGGTTCTCATGTCAGAGCCAAATGTTCATAGTGATTTTAGTAGACTCGCTCGGTGGATAACCGGAACATCGGTTGGACTTGTGCTTGGAGGTGGTGGTGCTAGAGGTGCAGCTCACGTAGGAATGCTCAAAGCAATCATTGAAGCCGGAATACCTATAGACATGGTCGGTGGTGTCAGTATTGGAGCATTTATGGGTGCATTATATTGCATGGAAAAGAATATTACGACGACGACTCAGAAAGCTCGTGAATGGTCTAAG AAAATGACACAATGGTGGAGACAGATAATGGACCTGACGTATCCGGTGACATCCATGTTCTCTGGAAAAGATTTTAATAAAACGATTCAAGCAACGTTTGGTGATACATATATAGAAGACCTATGGTTACCATATTTTACGATAACTACAGACATCACTGATTCTTGTATGCGTACACACACACACG GATCGCTGTGGCGGTACATTCGGGCTTCGATGTCTTTGTCTGGTTATATGCCACCCATGTGTGACCCAGTTGATGGCCATCTCCTGCTCGACGGCGGGTACGTCAATAACCTTCCAG CTGACGAAATGTTGAGGCAAGGAGCACACCATATTTTGGCCATTGACGTCGGGTCACAGGATGATACAGATTTAACAAATTACGGAGATTCTCTGTCCGGTTGGTGGTTGTTGTGGAAACGATGGAATCCTTTCGCAACACCTGTTAAAGTACCAAATTTGCCTGATATACAATCAAGATTAGCATACGTGAGTTGCGTGCGACAACTGGAAGAAGTGAAAAGCTCTGATTATTGTGAATATATCAGGCCACCGATAGATAAATATAAAACTCTTCAATTTACTAATTTTGATGAGATTAAAGATGTTGGGTATCAACATG GAAAGACTTATTTCGAAGGACAATCAAAAGCAGGAGTTCTTCCACGATTTAATGCTGATAGAGAAAATGCACGAGCGTTGCGAGCAAAACATCAGGCGTCAAATCAGCAATCTGTATCTTCTTACACGTTTACAGATTTAGCTCAGATGGTGTGCAAAGTTTCTAGAGGAAGTCGATATACAGATCTGGACATTGATTCTGATACAGATGAATTAGAAGAATATGAGGCAGATCTAGAGGAAGATGCACAAGAAGTAGGTTATGCCTCAGAACCCACTGCCGATATTCTAGATCAG AGTCCTGACGAAAATCATCTACGGCGCAGAAATGGTGGTTCGTTGAGTCTATCAGACACGGAAGCAGAGTCAGAACTAAATTACCatccaaaaatattttag